In one window of Kosmotoga pacifica DNA:
- a CDS encoding glutaredoxin family protein encodes MHLKVTVYSTPSCPWCRKVKQYFKSLGIPFKDVDVSKDPRKAEEMYRKSGQMGVPVVVIGNQVIVGFDKAKIDRILGIA; translated from the coding sequence ATGCATCTGAAGGTAACCGTGTACTCTACCCCTTCTTGCCCATGGTGCAGAAAGGTGAAGCAGTATTTCAAATCCCTCGGTATACCTTTCAAAGACGTGGACGTGAGTAAGGACCCGAGAAAAGCCGAAGAGATGTACCGCAAAAGCGGTCAAATGGGAGTTCCTGTTGTTGTCATAGGAAACCAGGTTATAGTCGGTTTTGACAAAGCTAAAATCGATAGAATTCTTGGCATTGCGTAA
- a CDS encoding HAD-IIA family hydrolase, with amino-acid sequence MFEGKKLFVLDLDGTFYLGDRLLPGSLEFVEKVYEVGADLVFLTNNSSATKQEYRDKIEKLGVSGKYFDIYTSAEATIRFLKEHYSNKSVYLLAVPSVENLFRWSGIELDDEDPDIVVMTYDKTLNFQKIERFCHFVRHGALYIASHPDINCPTEHGPIPDVGSFIALVKASTGRDPDHVIGKPNTAILEMLIKDYDVQKDEVVMIGDRLYTDIECGLRTGVDTILVLSGETTMDMVPEDPPFYVFSGLKEIVESMK; translated from the coding sequence ATGTTTGAAGGTAAAAAGCTCTTCGTTCTCGACCTTGATGGCACGTTCTACCTCGGAGATAGATTGTTGCCTGGCAGCCTTGAATTCGTTGAAAAGGTGTATGAAGTCGGGGCGGATTTGGTTTTTTTGACTAACAACTCATCTGCCACGAAACAGGAATATCGTGACAAAATAGAGAAGCTCGGTGTCTCTGGAAAGTACTTTGATATCTACACCTCAGCGGAGGCCACGATAAGATTCTTGAAAGAGCATTATTCAAACAAGAGCGTATATTTACTGGCAGTTCCTTCTGTGGAGAACCTCTTTCGCTGGAGCGGGATAGAACTTGACGATGAAGATCCCGATATAGTCGTGATGACTTACGACAAAACGCTGAACTTCCAGAAGATCGAGAGGTTCTGCCACTTCGTCAGGCATGGCGCACTGTATATAGCTTCACATCCTGACATAAACTGTCCTACAGAGCACGGTCCTATACCCGACGTGGGCAGTTTTATAGCACTGGTTAAAGCTTCTACTGGACGCGATCCCGACCATGTTATAGGCAAACCCAACACGGCCATTCTCGAGATGCTTATAAAAGACTACGATGTCCAGAAAGATGAAGTTGTCATGATAGGAGATCGACTTTACACGGATATCGAATGTGGTCTAAGAACTGGAGTCGATACCATTCTCGTGCTTTCGGGCGAGACAACGATGGATATGGTACCTGAAGACCCGCCGTTCTATGTTTTTAGTGGTCTCAAGGAGATTGTGGAAAGCATGAAATAA
- the galT gene encoding galactose-1-phosphate uridylyltransferase: MRELRKNPITGEWVIVSSSRSARPVLPENACPLCPGVLELEEDYDLAVFDNRFPSLVTDAYEPEIEFPILEKASAFGKCEVIMYTSKHDLAVPDMETKQLAKLIEVWCDRYRELSAMKDIKYIYVFENRGREVGATLDHAHGQLYAFPYLPPRIERKVEQTQQYYLSKESCSLCDAIKAMPEENTLKRGKYFISLVPPYARFPYECHIYPLRHVSYLTDLTADEKWELAEFIRDIAKRYDTLFKEKFPYMMMLFSAPYNTGELYDEFFHFHIEFNPPKRSRNKMKWMASVETGSWNFINPTSPEEVAKELREALD, from the coding sequence ATGAGAGAGTTGCGGAAAAACCCCATCACCGGAGAATGGGTTATTGTTTCTTCTTCGAGAAGTGCAAGGCCTGTCCTGCCAGAAAACGCCTGTCCTTTATGCCCTGGTGTGCTTGAGCTTGAAGAGGATTACGATCTCGCCGTTTTTGACAACAGATTCCCTTCACTTGTTACCGATGCTTACGAACCTGAAATCGAATTCCCCATACTGGAAAAGGCTTCCGCCTTTGGCAAATGTGAGGTTATTATGTACACTTCGAAACACGATCTCGCTGTTCCTGACATGGAGACGAAACAACTCGCGAAGCTGATAGAAGTCTGGTGCGACAGATACAGGGAGCTTTCCGCCATGAAAGATATTAAATATATCTATGTGTTTGAAAACAGGGGAAGGGAAGTTGGTGCAACACTGGATCACGCTCATGGGCAGCTGTACGCTTTCCCGTACCTGCCACCAAGAATAGAACGAAAAGTTGAACAGACTCAGCAATATTACCTTTCAAAAGAGAGCTGTTCTCTGTGCGATGCCATAAAGGCGATGCCAGAAGAGAACACATTGAAGAGAGGGAAGTATTTCATCAGCCTTGTGCCACCGTACGCGAGGTTCCCATACGAATGTCACATATATCCCCTTCGCCATGTTTCTTATCTAACGGATTTAACTGCTGACGAAAAATGGGAACTTGCGGAGTTTATCCGGGACATAGCTAAACGATACGACACTCTCTTCAAGGAGAAGTTCCCCTACATGATGATGCTCTTTTCAGCTCCTTATAATACCGGAGAGCTCTACGACGAATTCTTCCACTTCCACATAGAGTTCAACCCACCCAAGCGCTCCAGGAACAAAATGAAGTGGATGGCGAGCGTCGAGACCGGAAGCTGGAATTTCATAAATCCCACATCGCCAGAAGAAGTGGCCAAAGAGCTCAGGGAAGCTCTGGATTAG
- a CDS encoding metallophosphoesterase — MKGLVGRVSMILLVLTIIFGVYSFVLEPEFITVRYLKLSSDKGLKVLFFSDLHMSNFYSFHERLIKKIEELNPDYIVFGGDALKPNTNFDDLERFFTALCDIAPVYAVTGNWDYNKLDRVIAMYESSGVHYLNGDTVKLKGKKGYINLVGLPLNKKYSTPAKDNIVLVSHYPHAVARYYGPDPIISISGHTHGGQFYIPVLSDILLKKEYPILKGEGKFGSYRVFVSNGTGSWFHLRFLSPPQLVVLDF; from the coding sequence TTGAAAGGTCTTGTGGGGAGAGTTTCAATGATACTGCTCGTTTTGACGATTATATTTGGTGTTTATAGTTTCGTTCTTGAACCCGAGTTTATTACCGTCAGGTACCTTAAGCTTTCAAGTGATAAAGGGCTGAAAGTACTCTTTTTTAGTGATTTGCACATGAGCAATTTTTACAGCTTTCACGAACGTCTTATCAAGAAAATAGAAGAGCTGAACCCAGATTATATCGTGTTCGGTGGAGATGCTCTCAAACCAAACACGAACTTTGACGACCTCGAGAGATTCTTCACAGCCCTGTGCGATATCGCGCCTGTGTACGCTGTCACCGGAAACTGGGACTACAATAAACTTGACAGAGTTATTGCTATGTATGAGTCTTCCGGTGTTCATTATCTCAATGGCGATACTGTGAAACTAAAAGGCAAAAAAGGGTATATCAACCTCGTTGGTCTGCCTCTTAACAAGAAATATTCAACTCCTGCCAAAGATAATATCGTGCTCGTGAGCCATTATCCCCACGCTGTGGCAAGATATTACGGTCCCGACCCAATAATCTCGATTTCAGGGCATACCCATGGAGGGCAGTTCTATATACCGGTACTTTCGGACATCTTATTGAAGAAAGAATACCCTATCCTCAAGGGAGAAGGGAAATTTGGTTCTTATAGGGTGTTTGTTTCCAACGGCACTGGTTCGTGGTTTCACTTGAGATTTCTTTCACCTCCTCAGCTCGTTGTGCTGGACTTTTAA